agttggaagacaggctactgggctagacggacctttggtttgacccagtttggccgttcttatgttcttatagttgTACCATGAGTGCTTTAGACTCACGTCTCCAGCTGAGCAGATAACCATATTTTATAATTAAGGTTAGGGGTCTTATTATCTGCATAGCTTCAGAAAAATAAGACAGAAACATGTTTCTCAGATTAGTCCATTCTACAAATAATGACAAATATTTTGATATATTACATGATACAAACATACTGTCCTGCAGCTACAGATTTTTGCtttaaccgggggggggggggggaagatggcaAAATGATCAAATATATCACCTGTACTATTTTGAGTAAGTGGTTGCATTATCAATTGTATTTCAAAACTTTCTGCCAATTTTGGTTAAAATTAGACAATGTTTCTCTGAGTTATGGCCCTTTTTGTGAGTTTCTGTTTTTTTCCAGATCGGATGCCTGATAACATTTAAATATAAAGTGATAtaggaaaaaaaccctgcatcACCACTAGCATCTCCATCCACCCTGGTGATGAGCGCCAGACATGTGCCTAGCCTGTGATAGCAAAGACATTTTTCTAGCTGATGGGTTACCCCTTAGTGCCCCAAATGGGTCTGAGCTAGTAGACTGGTAGGTAGACTAGGGAAGAAGCAGGGCAATCAATTGCAGCAGAAAGGCCTGTGGCTAGAGGAACACTGAGTGAGAGAGGATGTGACTAGAAGTGCACAGTCTTGCCTCAGGGGAAGTATTACCTTCCTGGGAAACTGACTAGAGCAGAGTGGTTCTTAGGGATGCAAACCTTGACTTTGCTGTAAATAGGACACAATGAGCCAGGCCAAGGGCTGTTCCCCTCTCTGAGCTCATGCTTCCCCAAGAGCGTGGGGGTGGTGTGGGGCAGGAATCCTACCTCCTGTACCCCCATCCTGGTGCCTAGCTGGTAGCCTGCCTGGAGACAAGCTGCTGGAAAGAACGCCCTTGAGGAACCATGGGCTGGGATCCAGAGAGTTCCCCTGAATGCAGGGCTGCTGACAAGGCGACAGAGCTGAGCGCGCCTCGCTCTTTACCTTGGGGAGCCGGTACTTGTCTCTAAAGTGGGTCCGGAGCGTGGCTCTCTCTGCTTTGCGCTGGGTGAACTGGGCATCCCTTTCCATCCTGGAAACAACATTAGAAAACAAAGGCTGTCAGCCTGCTCCCGCTCTGCTCACTAGGCCAGGTCCTGTGAGGAGATGTCCAATACAGGTCATTAATACCCATTCCCTGAGCTCCCGCATGCACTGAATGGAAGTCCTGATCTGACATGGACAGGTCTTAATTCACCAGATGGGGCTCGAAGGCTGCTTTCCAACTGGCATCCGGGAAAGGCTTTCCCCACCTGAGCCTCTCTCCTACAGCCACACACATAGGAATACAGCAGCATCGGGGGAACGAGTTTATTGCCAGTTTCTATTGCAAACGCCTGCCTGGGCATTATACAGAatataatcagcacataacacatggtgaaaaaaaaaccctccagtgtTTATAGTCAAGAACAAATACATCGATGAAACCCCCCCCCGGGGTTTGCAGCTATTTTGGGCCGTCTCTCAGCTCAGGATCCCCCCAACTTTAGTTTATTTAATGGTCAGCCAACTGGAGGCTAGAAAGCCAGCTGGAAATGGACACAACCTTCTCTTCAGCCTACTTGATTATTTGTTTCTTCAAGTCAATTACCTTTTCACCTGAATTTCATCGCCACAGAAATCAGTCACTGCATGAGCCCAGTGTGAGATGCAAAGGGGTGCAGCAAACGGGCCTGGACAAATTCCGTGACCAGATTAAAGCCCTTTCAGGCAGGTGGCATTAAGGGAGGCTCTTTCTCCAGGCTTGTCTTTGTCAGGTTTGAAGGCTCTGCGTGTGCGGAGGAAGCCTGGATGCAATCTGGCCCAGATTGTGCTAGTTCACACAGAGCGCTCCGCGCCTTCAACGCGGACAGACGTTCGCCACCCTCCGCCCCAAAAAGCAGGAACCGGAGACACCAAACCAAACTTCGAGGGAGAGCCATAAAAAACACCTGTAGTGACATGTGGCCCAGGAGGAGACGCCAAACCCATCTCGCCGATGCGAAAGCGGATTAAGAGATTATGGGCTCCATTAAAACGGCATCACTAAATTCCCCGCCTTCCACAACCATCCGAACGTGGTAAGTGCAATGCCGCCTTCCGCCTGCGTTTCCTTTGGGTGTAAGCCCACCAACCAAAGACCCCCCCCAGCAGTTTCCTAAACTGCAGCTCAGCTTCTGCGCCGGCTCTGCTGCGAGTTTAGGAGCAGGAAAACTCGCGGGTTGACGGGGCGCTGAAGTCAGCTGCAGCCCCGCCGCACGCTCTGCCTCGGGGTGCGCCGGGCTTCGGGCTAGAACAATTCGCCTAGTTCAGCGGCTGCCCGCCCGGCGGTTTGCTGGGTTAGGTGAGTGCCTGGGCGGGTTAGGCAATGAAAGTCGGGGCGGAGCCGCTGGGGAATTTCCCGGACACCGCACTCTCCACCGCACCCCCCGGCTTGCAGCTCCCCGTGGGGCAGTCCCGATTCGCTGGCCGGGAGCCCCTCGCTGCATTGAGCAAAAGCCCGAATGCCCCTGACATTttttggaagggggggggggtcatgaaTCTCATGGCCAAGTTTAACGGGGGGGGTTTTCACCTGGGCCCGAACGGAAAGCCCGTCTGGGGAGCAGAGGAGGTGGCTGAGGGGCTCCCACGGTCCGAGGCATCTGGCCACGGGGGAGATGAGCTGGCCAGACGGCTTAGCATGAGCCCCCCAGGCGCGCTCCGGGAGCCCAGCGCACTTACTTTTCCTCCAGTAGCTGCTTCTGGTATTCTTCATACTCCTCCCGCGTCATCCCCTGGGCTTCGGCCGGGGATTTCTCGCCATCGCCCTTCTCCTCGCCGCCCAGCCCCCCGGTGAGGTTCTTCAGCTGGCCGCCCACCATGGACTTCACCATGAACGCCATAGCGGGGCTCGGCTGAACGAGCAGCAGGTGTGGCTGGAGCGCTCTGCCCCCGCTAGGCTCCCGGCGCCCGGCTCAGACCAGCCCCGCTCCGCCTCCCATGGACCAGCGGCTCCGCTCTGCCGGCAGGTTTACGGGTCGCCACCCGAGCCGATGGACAGCTCCGAGCTCCGCCTTGCTCAGCCGCGCGGCCAGCGCCTCTCCGGGATGCACGCGACGGGGCTCAGGGACCAGGTTCAGCACCACGACGCGTGGACAGCTCCAGCCGGGCGGGGTTGCGTGTGTGCCAGAGAGGGGCGAGGGCTCCCCCCCTTCTATAGGGGAACGTGCCCCCAGCAGTGCTGAGCTAGTCTGAGCTCCACTTGCAGCCTCCCCGAGCTTTACTCTGCCCCctcgctccccctcccaccccacccaccacgcCCCTTTGGAAAGGAGGATTAACTTGTTTACTGGTGTGACGCCAGCAGACCACatggctccagccccagtctCCTGCCTACAGCCCTCACCCTCGCTCCGTGCAGCTAAAACACGGGGCGGATGACAGCGAATTAACATTGCCAGGCTTTTCTCACACCCTGGCTGCAGCGTGTGCATGCCTGAGAGACGGAGATGTATGAACGGTCTGCAGCCTCCCTATGGGAGAACAGTGGCCAAAAGAAATCATCAGCCAAAATTAAAATCCAGCCTGGTGATCACTGTAAGAGCGATACAATCTGCCCCTCACCGCCTTTAAAGGGTGAGTATTGGCGCTGAGTAGCTTGCCTGCCCCGCCAGAGTGCtaaacatgcagcagcagaaagccAATGTTGTTTTTAATGGGCTGCAGGTCTCAATTGCACCGTGatcctggtggtggtggtggtggggtgactGACCAAGCctcatcccatccaagccctgccactccaagcgggggggtgggatgggagcagagcagtggggctttggctttgaccCCAGGGCCCATCAAGTCTAATGACAAGCCCTGGTGACCCTGTTAAAATGGGTCACGACTAGCGACCCACTCTGGGGTCCTGACGCACAGTTTGAGACCCGCTGTTTTAATCTGCTAGATTAAAACccaataaataaaaaaagctCTAGTGAGCCTGAGAAGGGGTTTTGCTGTGGTGGAGATTACTGATGCTTGGGACACTCGTGTGTCATCAGCGATTGCTCCCAGTGCTttagctgggagcagagtcccaGCTCGGCCTTCCTTGGGGAAGCTTGCTAGACAGTGAGAGGAAGATATTTATCGAGGGAAATGCTATGAGACGTGTGCAAGATAATGCCAGAGTTTAACCCTCCTCTTTGATTTGCTGTTTGGAAAGAAGGGTTGGGGGGGGCTTGCAAAAATCAAGCCGTCTCAACAAGCCAGCCAAATCTTCCAGTCGCTGTTGCTTCGATGGAGACAAGGCAACTTTCACGATGAATCAGTGACTTCCAAGACAATGTGGTTTCCAGACAGCAGCTTCAGCACCATAATGAATTTAATCACCCAAACCACACGTTATCCCATGAACCCCAACACATAAACACGGTACAATGGCTCCTTTACTTTAGCTACAATCCCAATGTAAAATggtgaaaaaaaatgtaattgacATAGACAGTGGAGCCTTGCCCCAAATCTATCAAATTCAGAATAACATATGCTCCAGTCAGTTCATTGAAGGACACAGCCCACGTTATTTGCAGGAATAATGAAAgtccctctctttttttcccccctgacaGTGGGTTTTTCCTGATCTGGactttcccctttaaaaaaaaaaattccttgatgTCCCCATCTGCCCTCTCTGCAGTGAGCAACAACAAGGAAAGCCCTTTCAAATGCATTCAGAGAGAGCTCAGAGCTACAGTTAAAGAAACCTTCCTCAAAACATCATTCCACAGGTACAGGGAGGAAAAGCACAGCTGCAGTCaacgggagtctttccactgactccagGGAGTTTTGGATCGGGCCTATATAAGAGAGTGATGCTTTAACTAAATGTAAAAAAAAGCATTGGAAATCGTATAAGGCTTCATTAAAGTGCTCGCTTAAGTCAGGAGGAGGCATAAGGGGGAAGATCTTTGGTTTCACTCTATAATTCTTTCCTCCCCTTTCAAGTTCATGAACAATAATGTTATTCTGACCCCCTCGATTGAATCTTCTACCTACTGCAGTATCacagacttggggggggggggggctttgcaaCTAATGATgatccaaaacaaacaaacaaacaaaaaccccatcTAACTACCAGCTGGCATCATTGTGTTTAACATACATTctttgctctctctttctctcccaaaACTATGTAAGAATTGTTTCATTTTCAATAATGAAATCCCCATTTGTGGCAAATCATTTAGATTCCTGAATTTAAAGACAATCTCTGgagattaaaatgactgaacAGCTGTGACTCCACAGAACATAATGAAGCGGGAGGGGAAGTGCCTATGCCCCCAGTATAGCTACAAGCAAAACTTTCTCTGGtaaaaatcaagattttttttgcTTGAATAATAATCTGGGATTTGAAGGTCATTCATTAACTGTCAGGCAATGGTACATTTAAGGACAGAGGGGTTTGGAGCTCCAATCAGTCATCGGTGTTATTCGGAGTCCTGATCTGCATATTTTGTGACTAGTAattttgtgtgcctcagtttgccatgGTTGAGATGTCTCAAAGGAGGCTGCTATCTGAAACACtagctgaaaatcaggcccctttaaggcacctcaggttgggcaccccaaatcactagttactttgGAAAAAATGAAGCCCCTTTTCTTACAGTAGGAGGCACCCTTCTCAGCTGTCTAGAGATGCTAAACAAACCATTTTCACTGGCTTTTGGGGGATTTTTCTCTTGCAGTAGTGTCTGGAGGGCTCAGTCAGAATCAGGGCTTCATCTAGCCAGACACGGCCCCAATCTGAAGGTCTTACAAGCTAATCTACATTACCACATTTACAGAACCAGcacttaactttatttttaatttccccGGTGACCCGGCATTCCTCCTGATTATGAAATGGCTTTAGAACAATGGAGACCCTTGGAGCTTTCTGG
The nucleotide sequence above comes from Mauremys reevesii isolate NIE-2019 linkage group 10, ASM1616193v1, whole genome shotgun sequence. Encoded proteins:
- the CPLX3 gene encoding complexin-3 encodes the protein MAFMVKSMVGGQLKNLTGGLGGEEKGDGEKSPAEAQGMTREEYEEYQKQLLEEKMERDAQFTQRKAERATLRTHFRDKYRLPKNETDDSQIQLAGGDVELPKELAKMIEQDNEEEEEKDSVIGQLTSIQNLDLDSLKDKAQATLEDLKQSAEKCSIM